The Cannabis sativa cultivar Pink pepper isolate KNU-18-1 chromosome 8, ASM2916894v1, whole genome shotgun sequence genomic interval gttttgtaaactttatttttcattttcatttgttgattttatttaagtcgggtatGAAGTCGGGTCCGAGATCGAGACCGGGGGCGAGTCCAAGTCTTGGGCCAGGTCCGAGTTTGGTTTTTAAAGTCTAAGTTGGAGTCGGAGtcggagtccaaaatattaattgaaaaaaaaactgtttaaaacaaaaattaaaaaattgaaaaagtaaaaacaattttatagaacatgattttggaaaatatttttacttttccaattttaaaaacaaaaaacttattaaaaaagtgttaccaaacgcaccCTTAGTAAAATAAGTGTGAACAGTTAGGCGTGTTTCCAAATCATTCATAATTAATGAGAAGCAATATTTCAGAAGTCTCAAAACAAAACATTTACTATCTCGATTGTGTTTGAGCAATAGCACATTCTAAAACTGTAATTATGGCTTCTCATGGTACAAAATGAGAAAGGCTGCTAACATACTTGGGGATTGAATGGGGAAGCTGAGCCTCAAATTTTGCTGGCCCATATTGTTCATGGTTTCTTCTGGTGGTAGCAGAAGTCTGATGACCTTTTCCGCAGCAGCAATCTGTTCTTCTTGAAGGTGATCGTTATTTATTAAGTCACTGCAATTACAAAGTACTAGCCAGTTAATGAACAAGCACAATAAAACTGTAACATTGAGATTCATGTTAAATTATTAGAGTTATTTCTAGGAGCCATCTGGGTGCATTAAAGTAGATGACGGTGAGCAAATAATCTGTAGAACTTGCAGACCACATCGAAATATGTTAAAGGCCAAAACATTTGATGTTATTCATCATTGGAAATTTTTTTCAACTTCTAAGTATATTTTCCATATAATTCCACTGAATTGTGAGCTCTCAATGAACTTAAAAATGTTAACGAGGTAAGAAACTCAATCATAGTGGTAGATAAGTACCACAAGAGATCAAATCCCAGACTACCTGCAAGGAAACTAGGGTCTGAACATTCATTGAAATAGTTATAAGGCATAAACATTGTAAGCAGAGCAATACTGCATTATATGTTACTCATAAACATCTGCCATGCTGCTTAATCAATAATCAATATCGGAGAAAAAAATGTTTTcaatggaagaaaaaaaaaagttgcttACGTTAATAATGTAGCCAGTTTTGTGTGTGTGCATGAATGGAAGAGAGCTTCAGGGATGATAGCTGAATCCATAAGAATGTTGGGAAGGGAAACATAGCATATCTTTGCTTTATATCGAATAAACCACTCAGTTAGGAAATGGGCTCGATAAGCTACAACACATGGTACCTGTGCAAGCTGCATCTCCACAGCAACTGTACCGGATGTACATAGTGAAACCTTACTCGCCTGCAAGTTGtttagctttttttttaatataagacATTTGACATATTGACAATCTAATTAGGTGTAAATAGATACAAGACTAGGAACTTGGTTTCAGCTGAATCCCATTCTTTCTTCCTCCATAACATGTTATATGTTGATGCTAAACAGCTCCTAAGATAATCAATTTCGAATTTAGAGAAATTTAGAACATGGCTTAGCTAAATAACAATGTTTCCAGACCACCCCTTAATGGGTCAACAACACTGCAGAGCATTAGAACCGGGTTAATATATAGATCCACAAACTATTGGATTATTCCAAAGAGAATTTGCCAATTACACATTTGGTCACAGAACAACAAGGGGACACAAACACACACACTCATAAAGGGTAAAATCAGACATGCATAATTCTGCAAACAATCTTTTGAATTGACTAATGTGATTGGGTTAGAAATCACACAAGGAGCTTCTTCCAGCCACAATAATCAACACAGTATACTTccataaaaaaaatcacttaaAAGTAAACAAGGTAAAACTTATTcaatgtataaataatattcacTCACACAATACTTTTTCTTACACTTAATGCATCATATTTCAGGTGATGGGATCCCCCTGGAACCAATATGGCCGGCACAGGCCATTTACTAACAACTCCGTCAATGTAGCTTTCAACATGCCGATTAGAAGCAACATGAATTACAGTTACCAATTCAGGAAAGGACTCTTTTAACAGGTCCATTGTATTTCTGAAGATTGTGAGCATTCTAGTGACCTCTTGTAATCTGCTTCCAGGAAGCAAGGAAACAACAGTAGCTCctacacaaaataaaaaagcaAATAAAGGTAGTACTTAAATGCAGTATATTTAAAGACCTTATAGAGAAGGGATAAAAACATCTGATCTCCTATGGCAACTTTATTTCACCCCTTAATACTCTCAGAGCTTGTGAAAGTCCCCTCAATACTTTCAGAGCATGGGAAAGGATGAtaaaacaattttaaaatttagcaCATATGAATTCATAATACAAATTATGATTTACCTGCAGGTATTGCATTTTTCTCTTTGAAATCTTCTGATTTTCCTTCAATCTTCCATTTACATGGTGAAGTATTCCTATCCTGCCATAATAAACCTCCCATGAATTGGTGCTTACTCTGTCAAATCTACTCTAATGGCTAATCACATGTTTGCCTTTTCCAATGCAGTTAGTATGCTTAAGTACAAAACTGGAACAAATAATTTCCACCATATATTCTCCAGTAAGGGAATAAGAAATACACTCATTCAACCCCAAAACAGAAGAAGGTGCTTACTTTTAATTCCATAACATCCTCAACAATGGGGTGACCCACGAAAGTTGCACCTAGCCCGTTAGCTCTGCACACTCCTTCCTCAAATGGAAGTATACACAAGACATGATCCACAAATTCAGTTAGGCCTTTGAGTCTTGCTTCACCCCCTTTCCATGCCCAAAATGAAGGTGCTACATAATGGAAGTGTACTGGACCATCCAAATTGAGCTGATTGTATCTAACTGCAAAAATATTCCCTCAATTTCTCATATCCTAAGTTTATCACTTACCATCAAGAAAATGTTACTATGACCCCAAAATTATATGACCTCGTAACTTCTTTAGAAGACGAAAAGAAAAACCCTTGTTGTCAACTGTTACAACAACATGAGGTTTAAACACAAGTGCAGCCTCTATTGTATCCTTCAACTTAGCCTGAAATTTACAATAGGGTGCATGAAATTATTCACGAGTTAGTGCATGGATTTGTTACAAATTCTCGACATATATTCTGCTAGCAGAATCTTAAGTTACTCACTACTCACCCTGAGTTTATTTATATGTGGCAATAGCTCCCATATACCCATCACAGAAATATCCTCTATGGGAAACAGAGATGTTAAACCTTGTTTGGCCATCAGGGATCTGAGCATATGGATAAGCAATGGAAGAATTTAGAAACATATAGCATTATGCTTAAGGGTAGCAGAATGTGAAAGACAGTTAGGAGAAAGcagagaaataaaaatatttagtcCAATGATGATCACATCTTACCCTCCAACACCAGAAAATCTGATGGGAAGTGGAGAGAGCTTCTTTAGGGATGCCATAAGTCTTGAAGCAATTGTATCCCCAGAAACCTCTCCAGAAACTATAAAAACCCTCACTTCTCCATCTGTTGTTGCCTTGTCTATCACAGTTCTGCTGGAAACAGATAAATGTCTACTCAGAAGCCTTAAGAAGCCTCTGTGCTTTTCACTCTTAACATTCCATATTGCTTTCAACAACATTTCAAATATCACCCTAGCCATATAAGACATGAAACAAGTTAGAAGTTTAACATGCAAATATTTGAAAAGGCGTTTGAatcacaaattaaataattaactaaCATTCTGAATTGTTTAAGGAGCTGATTATTTCACGATTGTAAGAATATATTTCTGAGAAGGTGATTAGTTACATTTGTCTTTCAGCTGATTTTTTAGTCTAAATACTGACCTTTGTGATTTAATAACAAtctgaagataaaataaaaacataatatgTGATTGATAAAGCTGAATTTTAACAAACTATTTTACAAGGACATTATTCTACACAAAAAGAAAGTTGAATTTTGAACAGCAagatatatatttgtattagaAGTTTTTAATATAGCAAGAAACAACAAATgaaattcttttatttaaatacataaaaatcaAACTTTCAAAGTCAAGCTAGgtgtaagtttattttttttttcttttctattacaAATTCTTACTATTAGACAACAAAATCAATAATTATCACCATGAAAAGCTATGCTTCACTATGGATAGGAATGGTACTGAGTAAGATTTCATTTCCATGGATGAAAAGAGAGTAATGAAAGCAACACAGAAAGAAAatttaacatgaaaataatatcaTAAGTTTAACATGAAAATGGTATCAAATACCTTAGCACACTTCTGCCCAACACTAAAAAAAACGCGTATTTATACATATAGAACAAGTTTCTAGAAAAGTGAGTCTCCTTAAATCTTGAAACAACTGACCGACTTTCTGTATAAAATGTTGGGTAATTTATAACATTGTAAGGACTAACAAGTATAATTATTGTTCTTAGAAAAAATGAAGTATAATATGGGACAAAGAAAATTAAGTGAGTTTACCGTATAGGTTGTTTAGGAAGGTGGAGTGAGGGAGTAAGGATAGAAGAGCAGTAGCAGAGAAGAGAGACTATTGGAAAATAGTCGTCTCGTCGTTCCCAGCCCACGTATCAGGGGTTGTTTTGCTTTTGAGCTTTTGCTCTTCTTTTCGCATTTTTTGGGCGAAAAAATATGAACATGTCATCTCTAATTTTAGCAAAATCAATATACAATAAAAATGACACTGCAATTTTGGCAAAAcataatttttctttctttttttttttttttttagagaaaaagaCCATTATATTAATTGGAATAAATTACATGAAATTCCTCTAACTAAAAATAGTCAGTATCCACAACTTTTCCGGTCATTGATAGTAAAgggtcttgtcttttgacatgtaTGGTATGTGAGTTAAGAAAGTGAGTTGTGAGTTATTCTGGTGGTTGGTGTTATGGCTAGGGGTGAAAATCGGTCGGTTATGATcggtttttacaattttataaccgaccggtcggttacgattttattttacgaaaaccGTAACCCACCGTTTGAAAATTATAACCGTATAAAACCGACCGTACGGTTTTTGGCACTTTTTAGTGGTTTTTTTGGTTTGGCGGTTTTGGACGGTTTAAGGCAGTTTTTGGCAGTTTTTAGTGGTTTTTTAGtttaactaattttttatttcaaaaaccgaaaccgaccgctatgtcaaaaaaaccgaaaccgaaacCGACTGCCAAATTTGGTGATGACGTGGAACCGAAAATTCGGTTACGGTCTAGTCGGTTAGATGTTCGGTTTTGGTTTATCagtttttatgaacacccctaattatGGCTTCTAGCAGTAGGACGATGGAGGATTTGGGTGATAGGTGGGAAAATCTGAATGTGAATGATGAAGAAGAGGTGGGATTCAGGTTCGACCAGGTGGAAGGGTTGGCAGATGACTTTGATGCTCGGTGGTGTTTGGTGGGCCGAATACTGTCTAATAAACCGGCATATTTCGATTCACTTAGAAACGTAATGGCGTCACTGTGGCGTCCCAGTAAGGGCATGTATGTAAAGGAATTAGAGACCAATAAATACTTGTGTCAGTTCTTTCATGAAGTTGATATCAGTAGGGCTCTTGAGGGCACACCATGGACATTCAACAAGATACCTTTGAGCATTGAAAGGCTTAAGGAATGTGATAATCCCAGACTAGGTGTATTGAATACTATGGAAATATGGGTCCAAATTTATGATTTACAAGTACGGTTCAAGAGTGAACATGTTTTAAGAGCTGTCAGGGCTTACGTCGGAAAGTTCGTGTCTTCATGTTCGAAGAACTTTACTGGGATATGGAGAGATTACTTTCGGGTTCGAGTGTTAATCAATATCGATCGACCTCTTAAAAGGagaatgaaaatatttaagaaCAAGGAAGAGTGGTTCTGAGCAAATTTCAAGTATGAACGGGTGCTGACGTTTTGCTTTATTTATGGCGTTATAGGCCATTCGGAGAAGTTTTGCCATAGATTGTTTGAGGAATCTCTGGATTCCATTGTCAAGCCTTACGATTTGTTTATGAAGGCTCCCAACCGCAGACAACATCATCAAATCGGCGCTCAATGGCTCCGGGATAGTATGGGGCAGCCAATGGAGGGTTCCTCTCCAACCATGGCGAACCAGAGCAACCAGCAACCAGGGTCGGGCTTCACGGAGGGGACGATGGGGAATCGCACATACTTGGGAGACGGAAATCTTGAAGTTACAGGTGGTTATGGGCTAGTTGAAAATCAAGGAGAAAAAAGTGGGATTGATATTAATGAGCCTATATCaggaaataattttaaattttaagaaGAGGGGTTAGTTGTTTATGATACTAAGAGGAGGCGTGTGGAAGAGGGTATATGCCAGCTGGAGGAAAGTTTGTTAGGCCAAGAAAGTGAGAGGGAGATATTGGGCTGAAATGATACATGTGTAAAAGGAGGGGAAGATACTAGCCCATTACATTGGGCTGAAGGGGTGATAGATGTGGATATCGACCCACAAGGTGACCATATGGAGGAGGTTAGGAATAAGGGGGTGAATTAGATAAATCACTtggtaaaagtggtatttttcaaaaaaaaattgttattggcGGGTTCTCCTAATGGGACCCGCCGGGAGTTATGAGTTTGTTAAGTTGGAATTgtcgtgggcttgggaacccacggATTGTTCAATTCCTTAAGGAAATTGTTTTTCAAAAGAGacccaatttaattttttttttttttttttttgtgagacACTATGTAAGAAAGAGAAAGTTGAATGTGTGAGAGCTTTATTAGGCTATGATGGAAGTTTTATTGTTGAGGCTCGTGGTCATAGCGGGGGTCTTGCAATGTTGTGGAAAAATCAAGATGATGGCAAGCTTCTTAGTTTTAGTAACAACCACATTGATTTGGAGTTGAAACTTGAAGGCCATCCTTTGTTTCGTGCAACTAGCTTTTATGGTGAACCTCAGAGGAGTTTGCGTGGGAACTCTGGGAGACTTATTCGTCAGCTAGCTGGGGAATCGACTCTTCCATGGTGTTTAATGGGCGATGTGAATAATGTCCTTCATCATAGTGACAAAAGAGGTGGTCGTCCTTATCAAAGCTCTTTACTTCAAGGGTTTCAAGATGTGGTGTCAAAATGCAACCTTATTGATATGGAGCTGGTGGGCTATCCTTTTACTTGGGAGAAGGGGAGGGGTACGGAGGCATTGACCGAAGTTCGGTTGGATAAAGCTCTAATCACTCACAGTTGGAATGGTCTTTTTCCCGACGCAAGGTTAGAAAACTTGGCAATATCTACTTCTGATCATTGTCCTATTTGGTTGACTCTTAACTTGTTCAAGAAGATGGTTACTATAAAGAAATTTCAGTTTGAAAATGCTTGGGTGCGTGAGCCTATGTGTCGCCAGATTATGCATGATAATTGGGAGGTTCATGAGTCAAATCCCTTAAGCTCAAAAATCAAATGCTGGAGTACTGCTTTGGCCGAATGAGGGAAGGATATAACGGGAAATTTTAAGCAGTGAATAAGCAActgtaataaaataatgaagCTGCTGAAAAATAGAAGGGATGTTGATTCAGTTAATAGATACAAGGAGGCTCAAAACTGTTTATTTGAAGTCCTGGCTCATAAGGAGGTTTTTTGGAAACAACGATCCAAGCAATTGTGGTTGCTAGGGGTGTACATCAAACTgctcaaaccgctcaaaccgcctgcaccgcaccgcaccgcaaaaaaaatgcggtttgaaattcttcgcggtgcggttgcggtttgaatttttcccaaaccgcgcggtgcggtgcgatttgcggttttgaattattaaaccgcgattcaaatcgcaccgcaccgcatcttttaaaatttcaatttttatatttattttattaagcccatacatatgagcccaacccaAGCCTATAAATCTTAGGGCAAAATCCATCTCTTCACAAACTctctcttcttagcaacaaacccaagcacatacatgtgtattaaaatttggagttagaagtttgtgtttgttttatttttaatctattgatgtaagtatgttagttgtacatttatattgttgttggaatttaattagtttcaagtttgttattttgatttaggtgtgttgttgaaactttaaaaagattattgacttattgttattgttataacttttattagtctcaagtttgttgtattttcttaagtgttttggaataattatattaatgatagtttaattattttatgatgatttcaaaaaaaaaaaaattgtgatagttcaaaccgcataaaccgcgaaaaccgcaccacaccgcatcattttttgcggtgcggtttttgcggttttttagtatcgcggtgcgggtgcagTTTGGAAAATTGtaaaaaccgcatgtgcgggttggtttgaaaaaatggttaaaaaccgcaccacccacaccgcgaacacccctagtgGTTGCAATCGGGTGACCAAAATACTAAGTATTTGTCACTGAAAAATAGAAGTGGAATTTGAGTGGATTGGGAAAATGGTTTACCTGGTGTCGTTGaagattattttaaagagttgttTACCGCTTCAGAAATTGATTGGGAAAGGGTCACAGCTTGTGTGCATAGTCGGGTGTCGACTGCTATGAATGAGATTGTTGTTATTCCGGTTGAAGCTGAGGAGGTTCGGAAAGCTCTTTTCCAGATGCATCCAGATAAATCACCTGGTCCAGATGGGTTTAATCCTGGTTTCTATCAGAAGTTCTGGGATATTGTCAGCAAGGACATCATTCGGTTAGCTCAACACTTCTTTACTTTTGGTGAGTTGCCTGATCATTTAAAAGAAACACATATTGTGCTTATCCCGAAGAAGTCTAAACCTGAGTGTATGGGTGATCTTAGACCAATTGCTTTATGTAATGTGGCCTATAAGATTGTATCCAAGGTGCTGCTAATCACTTAAAAGTTGTTCTCCCAAGTGATATTTCTGAAACCCCAAAGTGCCTTTTTGCCAGGAAGATTGATAACTGATAATATTCTAATCTCCTTTGAGGTTATGCATTATTTGAAAATGAAGCAAACGGAGAAGAAGGGGTTTATGGCACTTAAGTTGGACATGAGCAAAGCTTATGATCGGGTTGAGTGGGGCTTTTTACAGGCTATGTTGAGGAGGTTGGGGTTTGATGAGCTAGTGGTTAAGTTGATATTGCAATGTGTTAGTTCTGTCTCCTACACTATCACATCTGGGGGTCATGAAATTGGGCCTATCATTCCTACACGAGGTTTACGATAGGGTGATCCCCTTTCAccttatttgtttcttctatGTGCGGAAGGATTCTCAGTATTGATAAGAGACTATGAACGGTTGGGAAAGATTCGGGGTTGCAAAGTTGCTAGAGGGGCTCCTGTGTTATCACACATGTTCTTTGCTGATGATTGTTATGTGTTTTGTAAAGCATCTAAGGATAGTGCTATGAATATGATTGAGTTGTTAGAAATTTTCCAAAAGGCTTCAGGACAACAAGTTAATTTGCAGAAGTCCTCTATCTTTTTTAGTGCTAATACCGGCAGTGGGGTGCGACAACGACTTTGCTCTATGTTGGGAGTTAATGAGGCAGGTGATGATAGCACATATTTGGGGTTCCCAAATATTGTGGGGCGTAATAAAATGGCCTTACTTGGGTTCTTGAAGGAAAAAATGCGAAAAAGGATTCAAGGTTGGGAAGGAAGATTACTTTCTCGAGCAGGGAAGGAATTGCTCATAAAAACTGTTGCCCAATCTCTTCCTAGTTATGCAATGAATGTTTTCTTGCTCCCTGTGGAAACTTGTAATGAGATGGAGCAATTGATGTGTAAATTTTTGTGGCGATCGTCTAAAAATAACAAAGGCATCCATTGGAAAAAGTGGGATAGATTGACGGTGCATAAGTCTAAAGATGGTATGGGATTTCGAAATCTGAGAGACTTTAACTTGAGTTTACTCTGTAAACAAGGATGGAGACTTTTTAGTCATCCGGACTCTCTCGTCAGTAAGATTTTTAAAGCTCGATACTACCGCAATAATACATTTTTAAATGCGGAGTTAGGTAGCATTCCAAGTTTTGTCTGGCGTAGTATTTATGAAACTCAAGGGATTGTTCGAAAAGGGGCAAGGTGTAGAGTTGGTGATGGTTCTCGGATTAATGTCTTGTTAGATCCATGGCTCCCAAATGATGATAATCCAAGGGTAACTTCTATTAATCTTGCTCTTGTTAATCAAAATGTTAAAGCGCTTATAGAAACTGATTCGCTGGCTTGGGATATTGACTTGGTGCATGATTTGTTTAATGAAAGGGATGCTAATTTGATTCTTAGCATTTCCTTGTCTTCAAGTCATTTATGTGATGCTTGGTATTGGAGTTGGAAAAGCTCGGGCTATTTTTCAGTCAAATCAGTTTATAAGTTCTTGCAAGTGAGCAAAGAATTGGGGGCACGGGATGATAACTCCATGTTTTGGAGTACTCTTTGGAAGCTAAGTGTTCCCCCAAAAGTGAAAGACTTGTTATGGAGGGCTGCTACTAATTGTTTGCCTACAAAAACAAGACTCCGCTCTAAACATGTGCCAGTTGATGCCATATGCCCTGTGTGCAAAGAAACTGATGAAACAATCTACCATAGATTGGTGGATTGCTCTTTTGCCAAGACATGTTGGCAACGGTTGGCTGTTGGTGTTAATCTGACAGCAGTTGGTTCTTTTGCTAACTGGTTTGCTTCGGTCCTACAGTAGGTAGATGAGGAAAATCGAAGGCTAGCTGCAATGATGTGTTGGGCGATATGGAGGCATTGTAATGAATTAGTTTGGTCTGAGAAAATCTCCACGGGCTTAAGATACAACTATGATTCCCACTGCTGCTTTCCTTACAGATTTAGATGGAGATGAAACATGGATCAAATCAACTGTTAATACCTTGAAGATTAATATCGATGCTGCCATTTTTTCAGAGAATGGAACTTATAGCTTCGCGGGGGTAGTTAGAGACGAAACTGGTGCGTTGGTGGAGGCGTTTAGCTGCTATCGTTCAGGAGTGCTGCAGTCCGAAATGGTGGAGGCCTTGGGTGTTAAGGAGGCGCTGAGTTGGATTAAGGCAAAGGAGTGGAAGGAGGTTGTCATTGAAACTAATAGTCTTACAGTGGTGCAAGCGTTACATATTTCTCTTCCTATGGTTTCATACTTTGGAAGTATTATTTCTGGTTGTAAGATGATGTTAAATGATTTGAGAGATGTTACAGTCAATTTTATTAGACGTTCTACAAATAGTGTTGCTCACTTCTTAGCTCGAGCATCCTATTTAGTTGTTGATCGTGTTATCAGGAGTAGTGATGTTACTCCAGATTTTAATCATGTAATCACTATGGATtgcaattaataaagatcataattttatttcaaaaaaaaaaaaaaatagtcagtATCCACCATAAGGGCAAATTTAGCCATAGCATGGGCATAAGTATTAGTAGATCTAGAAACATGAGTGATTTGCTCGCAGGAAAAAGGATACTAAAAAGTTAACATCTTTCAAGACAGTGTGAAAAGCAGAATTACAAGCAGGAGTAGCTTTCAATCCCTGAACCACCATAAGTGAGTTTGTTTCGATGTAGTCTATAGATAGATTGAGAGAGATAAGGCATTTAAGTGTTAGAGATGGCAAAAcataattttgaataattacAATTAGGTGTTTCTATAATGCATTGTAtctattttggtatttaaaaaaaattattctatttttctatAGTCATCTAattgtttaaaatattttacaaaattttgagaaatttaaaataatttataatataaaaaataatgtttatTGTTAACTAAAAAAACGGCTTTTTGGCAGCTAAATCGTTCCAACTATCGTTTCACTTGCACTTAACTCGCATTGTGCCATTCCAATATGAAACAACCAACAAACAACTTAAAAACGACATGTATCAATCTTATTTTGCGCCAACCTAGAATAAATTACAAaccaacaaaaaattaacacatCATCAATCCTACACTATACAAATTCAGAAACTAAattacaaaacaacaaaaaataataccaCATCAACATCTAAATGCATGATTGTTAGAGGTGTTAATATAACTAAAAAACTATCACATTAACAATATCACACACCAACGAGTCCAACATATATCACAAACTAATCTAATTTGCAATGTATAgcatataaaatgtggctatataacagaatccttgttttatgaaaaattattgagtgactttttttaaaataaaaaaaaataacaaattattagatgttgcCACGTAAAGGGTTAGCATCAtgtagttagttaaacctaaatataattaatccacctaaagtgttgcaattaataataaatttgttcatattgtttatttttttattaaaaattatttttaaattttgatatttagaattagttaaattttaaatattattttaaattaaatttgaatgttttgatagtttaaccagatgagcattttcattaattgcgaagataaatttaggacgaacaatatttttttttaattactattacaaagtataataataatttttttttatttaaatcactattatgctttcaaattttaatgattataatattattaattttaaaattatgatattaaaaaaattaaaaactaaaataaaattaacatatgtGACTTGGCACGTAACATCTATCTAGTATTAATAAGTAtatgaaaatatcatagttattataatttaattaaaaaaaaattattatcttgaaataaaaaaataaaaaaaatatataaaaaataataagtcataaaaaaaatataaaagagagagagagagagagagagagagagagagagaagaaagagaaaatggaaaaaaaaaaaaaaaaagaaagagagagggagttaACATGTAAAAGATACTAAAAAAAGGGAACAAATGACATGAGCAacaaatgtatttttgtaattaaataaatttttgaaaaataaaattgaaaaataaaatttataaaaaagtaaaaaaccaaacataaataaaaatgtaaataagatGCTAAATTTGACATTTAGTGTAAAAATTCTTTGTTTTTAATTGGGTAGAATCACCATTTTTTATGTCAGCAAATTGACTTTATAAAGTTGTTAGAAACTTGTTATAGCAAGTTACTCATTTTACCACGTCATCAATATGATAATATTTTATGGGTTAAAAAGTAATCCATATCCAATGGTATTTAACATCTAAAAAAACTTCAAATAAAAAGCATCTCAAGCCAAAATATCACAAGTACCGTCTCGTCGCGTCGATGGTGTGGGCTACATTTACAACTAATCCATATTTAAATAGTTTAAAATTGTTAATGTTGACGGTGCACTTTTTTCAAATGAGAGGAGTTATGGTATTGGCTTGGTGGCTCGGGATGGTAATGGTATGTTTATCCAAGCAAAAACATTGAAGAAGGCTGGTGATTTACAACCTCATGAAGTTGAAGCCATTGGAATAAAAGAGGCTTTGAGTTGGATTAAAGATAACGAATGGTCTAGTGTGATCGTGGAGTCGGAT includes:
- the LOC115701363 gene encoding probable lipid-A-disaccharide synthase, mitochondrial isoform X1 → MYKYAFFLVLGRSVLRVIFEMLLKAIWNVKSEKHRGFLRLLSRHLSVSSRTVIDKATTDGEVRVFIVSGEVSGDTIASRLMASLKKLSPLPIRFSGVGGSLMAKQGLTSLFPIEDISVMGIWELLPHINKLRAKLKDTIEAALVFKPHVVVTVDNKGFSFRLLKKLRVRYNQLNLDGPVHFHYVAPSFWAWKGGEARLKGLTEFVDHVLCILPFEEGVCRANGLGATFVGHPIVEDVMELKDRNTSPCKWKIEGKSEDFKEKNAIPAGATVVSLLPGSRLQEVTRMLTIFRNTMDLLKESFPELVTVIHVASNRHVESYIDGVVSKWPVPAILVPGGSHHLKYDALSASKVSLCTSGTVAVEMQLAQVPCVVAYRAHFLTEWFIRYKAKICYVSLPNILMDSAIIPEALFHSCTHTKLATLLTDLINNDHLQEEQIAAAEKVIRLLLPPEETMNNMGQQNLRLSFPIQSPSMLAAFLILYHEKP
- the LOC115701363 gene encoding probable lipid-A-disaccharide synthase, mitochondrial isoform X2 is translated as MLLKAIWNVKSEKHRGFLRLLSRHLSVSSRTVIDKATTDGEVRVFIVSGEVSGDTIASRLMASLKKLSPLPIRFSGVGGSLMAKQGLTSLFPIEDISVMGIWELLPHINKLRAKLKDTIEAALVFKPHVVVTVDNKGFSFRLLKKLRVRYNQLNLDGPVHFHYVAPSFWAWKGGEARLKGLTEFVDHVLCILPFEEGVCRANGLGATFVGHPIVEDVMELKDRNTSPCKWKIEGKSEDFKEKNAIPAGATVVSLLPGSRLQEVTRMLTIFRNTMDLLKESFPELVTVIHVASNRHVESYIDGVVSKWPVPAILVPGGSHHLKYDALSASKVSLCTSGTVAVEMQLAQVPCVVAYRAHFLTEWFIRYKAKICYVSLPNILMDSAIIPEALFHSCTHTKLATLLTDLINNDHLQEEQIAAAEKVIRLLLPPEETMNNMGQQNLRLSFPIQSPSMLAAFLILYHEKP